In one Nicotiana sylvestris chromosome 8, ASM39365v2, whole genome shotgun sequence genomic region, the following are encoded:
- the LOC104220570 gene encoding uncharacterized protein, which produces MDNGDKSWMGLRRSTNEYIRGVNDFLDKAFERASEGNEILCPCKKCANCYWRIRNVVEDHLVGYGFIQGYTKWIFHGEKISSRNNPHPSNGDEGSNMHDDIDGLLHDTFRNVEGDMRHEEGVREGPTEDAKKSFKLVEEGKQELYPGCENFSKLSFTIRLYLIKCIHDLSNVAFSDLLDLLKEAFPFAKLPESFYKAKNMIKDLGLHYENIHVCPKDFMPFWNENEKNDNCSVCGTSRWKNVVDGMTNASSKIPAKVLRPPTNGEAWKKFDFLHKDFSRDPLNVRLGLSSDGFNPFRTMSIFHSTWPVMLMNYNLSPWICIKPEYIMLSKIIPGPSSPGNDIDVYLQPLIVELKELWETGIKTYDAKSDQTFQMRAALLWIVSDFPALAMLSGWSTMGRLAHNKLRHNLDVMHVEKNICDSLLGTLLDMPGKSKDHVNSRYDLEEMGIRKELQPLKDKDNKKVYLAKACFSMQPEEKKLFCAILKNVKLPKACGSNISQCVEVEEMKVSGYKSHDAHFIMHYLLQVAVRKVLPKNVSLVLIRLGNFFRVICSKVIRRRDLDKMQSEINEIECDLERSLLQLFLT; this is translated from the exons ATGGATAATGGAGATAAAAGTTGGATGGGTCTCCGAAGATCCACAAATGAGTATATTCGTGGAGTGAATGATTTTCTCGATAAGGCATTTGAACGGGCTTCTGAAGGCAATGAAATATTATGTCCTTGCAAAAAATGTGCTAATTGTTATTGGCGTATTAGAAATGTGGTAGAGGATCACTTGGTTGGTTATGGATTTATTCAAGGATACACCAAATGGATTTTTCACGGGGAAAAGATTTCCTCGAGAAATAATCCACATCCAAGCAATGGTGATGAAGGTTCCAACATGCATGATGATATTGATGGACTACTTCATGACACTTTTAGAAATGTTGAGGGTGACATGAGGCATGAAGAAGGTGTGCGAGAGGGACCAACTGAAGATGCAAAGAAATCTTTTAAATTAGTGGAGGAAGGAAAACAAGAGCTATATCCGGGGTGTGAGAATTTTTCTAAGCTGAGTTTCACCATTCGATTGTACTTAATCAAATGCATTCATGACTTGAGTAATGTGGCTTTTTCAGACTTGTTAGACTTGTTAAAAGAGGCATTTCCATTTGCTAAGCTACCCGAGTCTTTTTACAAGGCAAAAAATATGATAAAAGATTTGGGTCTTCATTATGAAAACATACATGTGTGCCCTAAGGATTTCATGCCTTTTTGGAATGAAAATGAGAAGAATGATAATTGCTCTGTATGTGGAACTTCTAGATGGAAGAATGTTGTTGATGGCATGACTAATGCTAGCTCCAAAATCCCTGCAAAAGTTTTAAG ACCTCCTACTAATGGGGAAGCGTGGAAGAAGTTTGATTTCTTGCACAAGGATTTCTCTCGGGATCCTCTTAATGTTAGATTGGGTCTTTCAAGTGATGGTTTTAACCCGTTTCGAACCATGAGCATTTTCCATAGCACATGGCCTGTTATGCTAATGAACTATAATTTATCACCATGGATTTGCATAAAGCCGGAGTATATAATGCTGTCAAAGATCATTCCAGGTCCTTCTTCACCAGGAAATGATATAGATGTGTACTTACAACCACTAATTGTTGAATTGAAGGAACTATGGGAAACAGGGATAAAAACATATGATGCTAAATCTGACCAAACGTTTCAAATGCGTGCAGCCTTGTTGTGGATAGTTAGTGATTTTCCAGCACTAGCAATGCTTTCCGGATGGAGCACCATGGGGAGACTG GCACATAACAAATTGAGACACAACCTTGATGTAATGCACGTCGAGAAGAACATATGTGATAGTTTGCTTGGTACTTTATTGGATATGCCTGGAAAGTCAAAAGATCATGTAAATTCTCGCTATGACTTGGAAGAGATGGGGATACGAAAAGAGCTTCAACCATTAAAAGATAAGGATAATAAAAAAGTTTATTTGGCTAAAGCTTGTTTCTCCATGCAACCAGAAGAGAAAAAGTTATTTTgcgctattttaaaaaatgtgaaatTACCAAAAGCATGTGGGTCAAATATATCACAATGTGTGGAAGTGGAGGAAATGAAAGTATCAGGGTACAAGAGTCATGATGCTCATTTTATCATGCATTACCTGCTCCAGGTTGCAGTTAGAAAAGTGTTGCCCAAGAATGTTTCTTTGGTCTTGATTAGGTTGGGGAACTTCTTTAGAGTCATATGTAGCAAGGTTATAAGGCGAAGAGATCTTGATAAAATGCAATCTGAAATCAATGAAATTGAATGTGACCTTGAAAGGTCTTTACTCCAACTTTTTTTGACATAA